TAGTTGCAGAAAAATTAGAGAATGCTAGATAAATATTTACTGAGGTTTATGAATAAGGTGTCTAAAAAGGCACCTTATTTTTGCTGTATTGGTGAAATTTCATTATGTTGAACAGAAAGAATTGGTAATGATCAAAACATAGAAGTGGTTGTTTTGCTAACAAAGAAGAGAAAATTGATGTTCGTCATGTTATTGTTAACTATGGAACATTTTATCATTTCTTCACACACAAGCTTTTTCAAATAGGAGGCTAAAACATGAAACTTGTTGGTATATCAGGTTCAATCATTGGTTCAAAAACTGCAAAGGCAGTAAATGAAGTATTGAACGCAGCAAAAGCTATAGATCAGGATCTTGAAGTTGAATTGATTAATCTAAAGGATTATGAAGTAGAATTTGTTAAGGGCACTCCGCTGTCTTCCTACAATCAAGACACAATTAAGGTTGTTAACACAATCCAATCAGCTGACTTTCTTGTGATTGGAACTCCAATCTATCAGGCTTCTATCCCAGGTGTCTTAAAAAATTTGTTTGACCATCTACCTATTGATGCATTTAAATCGAAGGTGACAGGAATGATTACAACGGCTGGCACAGACAAACATTTTCTTGTAACGGAATATCATTTAAAGCCAATCCTGACCTATTTAAAGGGAGTGGTTCCTGTTAGTAATGTATTTCTTCAAAACTCAGATTTTAATAAAGAAAATGAAATAATTAATGTTGATATTACGAATCGAATTAACGAATTGGCTAAAGAGATGATTTTTCTACAAAAGTCACTAGGGGACTCAGAAGCTTAAAATTTAAAATTGATAAAAATAAGAAAAACCGGACAATTTTGCCCGGTTTTTCTTATTTTTATCTTTCGCATAATTGTTTAACTTAAAAAAGTTTAAGTTTGTTATATGAATCAATTTCATAAGGTACAGTTGGTTACCAAAAAACGTAATAAAATTCGTCTTAACAGTGATTTTGTTCGTATAATATTTAACAATAAGTTATCCAAAAAGAAAAATGTTCGTTTTTTGATTTAATAGCGATTATTATGAAATTAACTCATATACCTAAATATTAAAGTTTTTGCTTGATTTGTAAGCGATCTCAAACCTGTTGTGTTTTTTACACAAGGAGGAAGCAAAATCTTTGTATTTGTGCTACATTGTAGAAATCATATGTAAAATTGTAAAATATTTGTAAAGAAACAGTGTAGATATTTAATTTGTTTAGGCTGTATAACTAAGGGGTGTTTCTTTAAAACTTTTCCCTTTCATGAGCCTAAAGTTATTGACGTAATAGCTATGAAAAAAGTATTATCAAATAATAAAATCTTAAAGTTATGTGTTTGAAAAAGAAAATATAAGCTTAGGAGAAATTAACCCTCGCCTAGCGAGGGTTTTATTTTCAATAAAATTATTTGAAAAGAGGGAATAGTATGAGTTATCAGTTACTCGGTTCCATTGTTGTCTATATGGTTGGGATGTTACTAATTGGTTATTACGCCTATAAACGGACCGCTAACTTATCAGATTATATGTTAGGGGGAAGGTCTTTAGGTCCCGCTGTTACCGCTCTAAGTGCTGGAGCCTCAGAGATATGAGTGGATGGCTGCTTATGGGACTTCCTGGAGCTATGTATGTACAAGGATTAAGTGCCTCTTGGATTGTGATTGGTTTGACTCTTGGTGCGTATGCAAACTGGTTGTATGTGGCACCTCGATTAAGAATGTACACAGAGGCTGCTAACGACTCGATGACAATTCCTTCTTTTTTGGAGAATAGGTTTGGAGATACCTCTAAAATGCTCCGTCTTATTTCAGGATTAGTTATCATTATCTTCTTTACGTTTTATGTATCTTCAGGGATGGTTTCTGGAGGGGTGCTATTCGAAACCACATTCAATCTTGACTATACAGTTGGACTTTGGATCATTGCTTTAGTGGTTGTATCCTACACATTATTCGGAGGATTCTTGGCAGTAAGCTGGACAGACTTTGTACAGGGATTGATTATGATCATTGCCCTTATTCTTGTTCCTCTAGTGACGATTATTGAATTAGGAGGGATTGGTCCTTCTTTTAGTGAAATAAAATCAATTGATGAGTCTCTTTTTAATATTTTTAAGGGTACTAGTTTCCTAGGAATTGTTTCTTTATTCGCGTGGGGGCTTGGTTACTTTGGGCAGCCACACGTTATCGTTCGATTTATGGCGATTTCATCTGTAAAAGAGATAAAGAAGGCAAGACGTATAGGAATGGGCTGGATGATTTTTTCTGTTGTAGGTGCTATGTTTACTGGGTTCGTAGGGCTTTCTTATTATTCGAAAAATGATCTTAATCTTTCAGACCCTGAGACAGTTTTTATTGGATTAAGTGGTATATTATTTCATCCTATTATTACAGGATTTCTACTTGCTGCTTTGTTAGCAGCTGTTATGAGTACCATTTCTTCTCAACTTTTAGTTACATCAAGCTCGTTAACAGAAGATTTGTATAAGACATTTTTCCGACGTTCGGCAACTGATAAGGAATTAATGGTTATTGGACGATTATCAGTTTTAATTGTTTCCGTTATTTCTGTTGTAATTGCCTACAATAAAAGTGGAACAATTCTATCTTTAGTAGGTTATGCATGGGCTGGATTTGGTTCAGCTTTTGGTCCGGTTATTTTACTAAGTTTATATTGGGAGAGAATGAATAAATGGGGAGCTCTTGCTGGTATGATTGCTGGAGCATGTACTGTAATTATTTGGACTAACATCCCGGGTCTAAGTGCAACGATTTATGAAATGATTCCAGGCTTTTTTGTGAGTTTACTAGCATGTTATTTCGTTAGTATTGTAACACCGGCACCTTCAAAGAACATTAGAGATAAGTTCAATCAATATAAGCAATCCGCATGAAAAAAGCACCACCTGTTTGTCCTAAAGAAGGGACTATGGGTGGTGCTTTTTCTTAACTATTCATCTCATAGTCATGCAATTTACGATATTCAGTAGGAGTCATTCCTTCTTGCTCAATAAATCGTTTATTAAAGTAGCTAATACTAGGATAACCTACTTTTTGTGCAATGTCTTTTATGGTCATTTCTTTATGATCAAGCAGCCATTGTTTACTTGCTTGCAAACGGCATAAGGTGATAAACTGCATCGGTGTCATTTGCGTGGCTCTTTTAAATAATCGACAAAAGTAATATGTGCTGACACCCGCGTTATGAGCCCAGTACTCAAGATCAAATGGTTCACAAGCACTTCTTTGCATACTTGGCAAGAGAGTTTGAATACGATCATCCTGTTCTTGTGAGCGATCAGCTGTTTTTGGTGCAGCATTTCTTACAAATTCCATTAAAAATGTGTATGTAAAAGTAGACAAGCTTGAAAGCTGCAAAAAACTGTTTTTTTCTGCCTCAATTAATAGCTGATCGTGTGCTTTTTCAAGAATAGACAATTTTTGAAGAGTCCAGAGTGAGTGTTGATGAAACCCTTTTTTTGAGAGAAATTGATTAAGTACATCACCGTAAAAATGAACCCAACGTATATTCCATGGATCTTGTTTACTACTATAATACCGCTGTTCCTGCATTGGAAAATACAAAAAAGCGTCTCCCCTTTTGATCATTACTGGACTGCCGTCTATTTCCACATACCCTGATCCTGATAAAACAAAGTGAATACTAAAGTTGTTTAATGTACCAACTTTGCGATTTACTTCATGATCAGGTTCATCCCAATACCAGCCAATTGATTCAGGAAGAATTATAAAATCATTGTTTTGTAATGTAGGTAATAAAAATTGCCTTAGCATTTGCATCACTCTTTCAGGACAATATTCTTTTATTATAAGGGCAATATGATTCTATTTTTATTTTAAGATGTGTCTCTTATAATAACAATATAATATTAAGTTTAGGGTAGAGGGAGAGAATGTTAATGGAAAAAATTCGTTGGGGAATTATCGGAAGTGCAAATATAGCAAAAGGGTCAGTTATACCAGGTATTCAGCAATCAGAAACAGGTGAGGTTGTTGCTATTGCTAGCAGAGGATTGGAAAAAGCAAAAGAAACGGCAGAACAATTAAATATTCCTAAGGCTTATGGAAGTTATGAGGAATTACTCCAAGATCCTGAAATTGAAGCCGTTTACATCCCACTTCCAAATCATTTACATAAAGAGTGGACCATTCGTGCAGCAGAAGCAGGTAAGCATGTTTTATGTGAAAAGCCTTTAGCATTAAATGCAAATGAAGCGGAAGAAATGGTAACTGCTTGTGAAAGAGCTGGTGTCATTTTTGCAGAAGCATTTATGTATCGTTATCATCCACGTTATAAGCTTATAAACGAATTAATTGGCTCTGGTGAAATTGGTGAAATTCGGAGTATTCATGGAACGTTTACCTTTAATAATGCAAATGATAGTGGAAATGTTCGTTATAAAAAGGAATGGGGTGGAGGTTCATTATATGATGTTGGTGTTTACCCCGTTAGTGCTGCGAGAATGATTTTGAATGAAGAGCCTAAAGCAGCAACTGTTCATGCATTTTTTTCTGAGAAGCATGATGATGTTGATATGATGGCATCGGGTATTTTGGAATTTGATAAAGGTGTCGCTTTAACATTTGATTGTGGAATGTGGGCCGCTTTTAGAAATGAACTTGAAATTCTTGGTACAAAGGGCCGTATCGAGCTTCCATCAGCATTTATAACACATCAAAATGAACAAGATCATATTATTGTTCACTCGAATGATGGAAAAAGAGAGCTTGAGGTGCCTTATTTAAATCAATATGCCCTTCAAGCTGATGCAATGGGAAGAAGTATTCGAAACGGTGAGGCATTACCATTTCCTTCGCATGATGCAGTATTAAATATGAAAGTGATTGATGCTTGTTTAACCTCAGCAAAAGAACGTCGTCGTGTTGAATTATAAAAAGGGGGACATTTGATGAAGACGATTGGAATTCCAGGCTTAAATAAGCCGATAACAACACTAATTCAAGGCTCAGATTATTTTAAACCAGAAGTATATGAAAAAGTTTGTCGTGTTCTTGATCAATATGTTGCGATCGGTGGTAACACAATTGATACAGCACATATTTATTGTGGAGGCGAAAGTGAAGTAGCGATTGGCATGTGGATGGAAGAACGTGATAATCGAGAAGATATTGTTATCTTGACTAAAGGTGCACATCATGACCTAAACGGTCCTCGTGTGAATCCTGAAGCAATCGCTAAAGACCTTTTTGAAAGTCTAGAACGATTAAAAACAGATTACATCGATTTATATGCTCTGCACCGTGATGATCCAGCAGTACCAGTAAGTATTATTATGGATGCATTGAATGAGCATATAAACGAAGGGCGAATAAAGGCAATCGGTGGATCCAATTGGACAACACAACGGTTACAGGAAGCAAATGAATATGCAGCCAAAAACGGTTTAGTTGGTTTTACGTTTAGCAGTCCTAATTTAAGTTTAGCAAAACCAAATGAACCGTTTTGGGCAGGATGTGTTTCAGCGGATTCAGCTGACTGTCTATGGCATGAAGAGCATCAAATTCCACTTCTCTCTTGGTCATCACAAGCAAGGGGATTTTTCACAGGTCGATACAGTCCTGAAGATCGAAGTAATGAGGATCTTGTTCGGGTTTTTTATAACGATGAGAACTGGGAACGATTACGTCGTGCTGAAGTTATGGCTAAGGAAAAGGGAGTTAGTACGATACAAATTGCTCTTGCTTATGTACTTAATCAACCTTTTCCTACATGTGCTCTTATTGGTGCTCAAAATGCAGAAGAATTACAATCGTGCTATGAGGGAGCAAAGATTGTTTTAACTAAGGAAGAATTGAAATGGTTGGAGCAGGTTTAATTCTTGAACATAATATAGAAAAAAGACGTTAAAACAAATGTCTGTTTTAACGTCTTTTTTCTTTTTATACTATCAGAAAGCAGAAAATTTTAA
This genomic stretch from Metabacillus sp. B2-18 harbors:
- a CDS encoding NADPH-dependent FMN reductase, coding for MKLVGISGSIIGSKTAKAVNEVLNAAKAIDQDLEVELINLKDYEVEFVKGTPLSSYNQDTIKVVNTIQSADFLVIGTPIYQASIPGVLKNLFDHLPIDAFKSKVTGMITTAGTDKHFLVTEYHLKPILTYLKGVVPVSNVFLQNSDFNKENEIINVDITNRINELAKEMIFLQKSLGDSEA
- a CDS encoding AraC family transcriptional regulator; this encodes MLRQFLLPTLQNNDFIILPESIGWYWDEPDHEVNRKVGTLNNFSIHFVLSGSGYVEIDGSPVMIKRGDAFLYFPMQEQRYYSSKQDPWNIRWVHFYGDVLNQFLSKKGFHQHSLWTLQKLSILEKAHDQLLIEAEKNSFLQLSSLSTFTYTFLMEFVRNAAPKTADRSQEQDDRIQTLLPSMQRSACEPFDLEYWAHNAGVSTYYFCRLFKRATQMTPMQFITLCRLQASKQWLLDHKEMTIKDIAQKVGYPSISYFNKRFIEQEGMTPTEYRKLHDYEMNS
- a CDS encoding Gfo/Idh/MocA family protein, which gives rise to MLMEKIRWGIIGSANIAKGSVIPGIQQSETGEVVAIASRGLEKAKETAEQLNIPKAYGSYEELLQDPEIEAVYIPLPNHLHKEWTIRAAEAGKHVLCEKPLALNANEAEEMVTACERAGVIFAEAFMYRYHPRYKLINELIGSGEIGEIRSIHGTFTFNNANDSGNVRYKKEWGGGSLYDVGVYPVSAARMILNEEPKAATVHAFFSEKHDDVDMMASGILEFDKGVALTFDCGMWAAFRNELEILGTKGRIELPSAFITHQNEQDHIIVHSNDGKRELEVPYLNQYALQADAMGRSIRNGEALPFPSHDAVLNMKVIDACLTSAKERRRVEL
- a CDS encoding aldo/keto reductase; translated protein: MKTIGIPGLNKPITTLIQGSDYFKPEVYEKVCRVLDQYVAIGGNTIDTAHIYCGGESEVAIGMWMEERDNREDIVILTKGAHHDLNGPRVNPEAIAKDLFESLERLKTDYIDLYALHRDDPAVPVSIIMDALNEHINEGRIKAIGGSNWTTQRLQEANEYAAKNGLVGFTFSSPNLSLAKPNEPFWAGCVSADSADCLWHEEHQIPLLSWSSQARGFFTGRYSPEDRSNEDLVRVFYNDENWERLRRAEVMAKEKGVSTIQIALAYVLNQPFPTCALIGAQNAEELQSCYEGAKIVLTKEELKWLEQV